DNA sequence from the Bacillota bacterium genome:
CACGGATTTGCCCCAGCCGGGTCAAGAGCAACGCGGTTTCGCCTTCCACCGCCTTCGCGGGCACGTGTTGGGGATGTACCCTGGCGACCGGGGGGCAGGGGCCGTCCCTAGCGTCCGTATCGGGGTGGGAGTTGATCCTCCCGGGAGCCTTGGGTGTAATGAGCTGTAATGGATAGCAGCCTTCGGACTGCCACTCATCACGTAGGCGGAGGTAGCGCTGAAAGTCTTCGTGGCCTAGGAAGCGGAAGCGGCCGTCTGGGGTAGCGAACCTGCCTTCGGAGAAGGGGAGTTCGGGGTAGGCGTTGTCCCCCGTGGCGACTATACCCCCGCGCTCACGCAGCACCTCGAGCGTTACTCCCCGTCCGGCCAGTGGTAGCAGGGCTCGGCGAAGCCAGCCCTCAGGACCGCCGCCTTCCAGATAATGGTGCTCCAGGCCCAGGCGCCGAGCCAAGCAAGCGTATATATCCGGCTCCGGGCGGGAGTCGCCGGCGGGAGGGGCCACCGGCGCCATGTGACCGACCCAGGGTGTACCAAAGGACCCACGTACATCCTCGAACTCCAGGAATGAAGCCGCCGGGAGCACGAGGTCGCACATGGACGCGGTTTCGCTAAGGCGTACCTCCACGGCCACCTTGAATCGGATGCCTGCCAGAGCCCGGGCA
Encoded proteins:
- a CDS encoding molybdopterin-dependent oxidoreductase yields the protein VSFFTGSLTPFQLDWVDPRPLFPSPPTDRAIRKPVLADDLQSGPLPRVAWFQGSNAIKQAPASAATARALAGIRFKVAVEVRLSETASMCDLVLPAASFLEFEDVRGSFGTPWVGHMAPVAPPAGDSRPEPDIYACLARRLGLEHHYLEGGGPEGWLRRALLPLAGRGVTLEVLRERGGIVATGDNAYPELPFSEGRFATPDGRFRFLGHEDFQRYLRLRDEWQSEGCYPLQLITPKAPGRINSHPDTDARDGPCPPVARVHPQHVPAKAVEGETALLLTRLGQIRVRLLRDPAMKPGVVVVEQGGRVPDAIGINALIPATLSEDGEGACYYEARCRLEASPD